From Garra rufa unplaced genomic scaffold, GarRuf1.0 hap1_unplaced_590, whole genome shotgun sequence, one genomic window encodes:
- the LOC141317264 gene encoding protein NLRC3-like produces the protein DLENKVIIFLKNEMERFKKILKKENTQYFVQDFIEDMCEIKEAALDIILYFLKHMKQDELADNLKDELVFIHQRQLKSNLKKKYQCVFEGIAKHGDSTLLNSIYTDLYITQGGSEQVNTEHEVRQIEVASRRHETQEIQVECTHLFQASEQEEIRTVLTKGVAGIGKSISVQKFILDWAEEKENQDISFIFPLPFREMNLKDKERQSLMSLVSQFFPETKGLNLTRNDKFKVLFILDGLDECRLPLNFKENETWRDVSSPASLDVLLTNLIKGNLLSSAQIWITTRPAAASKIPPDCIDRVTEVRGFNDVQKEEYFKKRFTDQNLAKEIIDHVKQSKSLFIMCHIPVFCWISATVLQKILEEKKKKELKNNQVDDISKTRQESNTEETPKTLTQMYTHFLRFQMLQSRQKYDGEYTPDVSWDKDNILSLGKLAFHQLENNNLIFYESDLKACGIDVSKASVYSSMCTQIFKEETGIILGTMYCFVHMSIQEFIAALYAHLFLDINKKNAFVHEPTEQENQNETIIDLLKMAVDKALESDNGHLDLFLRFLLGLSLESKKKLLQGLLTQQDGSDQSTKEIVQYIKQKFEDNLSPDRSINLFYCLNELNDQSLVKEIQTHLREGSLSSSDLSPAQWSALAFVLLTSEEEMEEFELQKFKKSDECLIRLSPVIKTSKKA, from the exons GATCTTGAGAACAAAGTAATTATATTTCTGAAGAATGAGATGGAAAGgtttaagaaaatattaaaaaaagagaacACACAATACTTTGTGCAGGATTTTATTGAGGACATGTGTGAAATCAAAGAAGCAGCTCTTGATATCATACTTTACTTCCTAAAACATATGAAGCAAGATGAACTTGCAGACAATCTAAAAG ATGAGCTTGTCTTCATTCATCAAAGACAACTTAAATCTAACCTGAAGAAAAAGTACCAATGTGTGTTTGAAGGAATTGCAAAGCATGGTGACTCCACACTTCTGAATAGTATCTACACAGATCTCTATATAACTCAGGGTGGTAGTGAACAGGTCAATACTGAACATGAGGTAAGACAGATTGAAGTTGCTTCCAGGCGTCATGAAACACAAGAGATACAGGTTGAATGCACGCATTTGTTCCAAGCATCTGAACAAGAGGAGATCAGAACTGTACTGACAAAAGGAGTTGCTGGCATCGGAAAATCCatctctgtgcaaaagtttattctggactgggctgaagaaaaagaaaatcaGGATATCAGCTTCATATTTCCTCTTCCATTCAGAGAGATGAACTTAAAGGACAAAGAAAGACAAAGTTTGATGAGTCTTGTAAGTCAGTTTTTCCCAGAGACAAAAGGACTAAACCTTACAAGAAATGATAAATTTAAAGTCCTGTTCATCCTTGACGGATTGGACGAATGCCGTCTTCCTCTAAACTTTAAGGAAAACGAGACGTGGCGTGATGTATCATCACCTGCCTCTCTAGATGTTCTCCTAACGAACCTCATCAAGGGAAATCTGCTTTCTTCTGCGCAGatctggatcaccaccagaccagcagctgccagtaAGATTCCTCCTGACTGTATCGACCGAGTGACAGAGGTCAGAGGTTTCAATGATGTACAAAAGGAGGAGTACTTCAAAAAAAGGTTCACAGATCAGAATCTGGCCAAAGAAATCATTGATCATGTTAAACAATCAAAGAGTCTctttatcatgtgccacatcccagtcttctgctggatttcagctACTGTTCTCCAAAAGattttggaggaaaaaaaaaagaaagaattgaaAAACAATCAGGTTGACGACATCTCCAAAACACGGCAAGAATCTAATACTGAAGAGACTCCCAAGactctgacacaaatgtacacacactttctACGTTTTCAGATGCTGCAGAGTAGACAAAAGTATGATGGAGAATACACACCAGATGTTTCCTGGGATAAAGATAACATACTTTCACTGGGGAAACTGGCATTCCATCAGCTGGAAAACAACAACCTGATCTTTTATGAGAGCGATCTGAAAGCCTGTGGCATTGATGTCTCTAAAGCATCAGTTTACTCAAGCATGTGTACCCAGATCTTTAAAGAAGAAACGGGGATCATTCTTGGTACCATGTACTGCTTTGTTCACATGAGCATTCAAGAGTTTATTGCAGCACTTTATGCACATCTGTTTTTAGACATCAACAAGAAAAATGCATTTGTTCATGAGCCTACAGAACAGGAAAACCAAAATGAAACCATAATTGATTTACTCAAGATGGCAGTCGACAAAGCACTTGAGAGTGACAATGGACACCTGGACCTTTTCCTTCGCTTCCTTCTCGGTTTGTCACTTGAGtctaaaaaaaaactcttacaAGGTCTATTGACACAGCAAGATGGCAGTGACCAGAGCACAAAGGAAATAGTTCAGTACATCAAGCAGAAATTTGAAGATAATCTTTCTCCAGATAGATCAATAAATCTGttctactgtctgaatgaactgaacgACCAAAGCTTGGTAAAAGAGATTCAAACCCACCTTAGAGAAGGAAGTCTGTCATCTTCTGATCTTTCTCCTGCCCAGTGGTctgctttggcctttgtgttgttgacatcagaggaGGAGATGGAGGAGTTTGAGCTTCAAAAATTCAAGAAATCAGACGAGTGCCTCATTCGACTATCACCAGTCATAAAAACCTCCAAAAAAGCTTT